A stretch of Caenorhabditis elegans chromosome IV DNA encodes these proteins:
- the srt-59 gene encoding Serpentine Receptor, class T (Confirmed by transcript evidence), translating into MTVGCMILTMYLLCLYVIFQSELVKSSCYKIMLYLGLMDTCCLIVNSLITGYLGFIGATFCSYPRFIYVAGAIGCGCWMGSCSTCILLAANRCSDINHNLPIRKMFIGKNVYITMMIPATYTIYAMFFTKPIIFDSNYMSWFFNPNLGLNSDLYVNVPYTVNNCCVSVCTASVYAYLSLLIHWKNEHAQSEALSKTQKQVFMQSIIICTCKATAAFIYVYMQFFNSPPPVILFGEIAWQCAHASVCVVYITWNKTIRRKVLHLIIPNLIRNRMKSRVRSSITSAHPIMNLMANEIINATRTNSGTAVTVF; encoded by the exons ATGACTGTTGGATGTATGATTTTG ACAATGTACCTCCTGTGCCTCTACGTAATTTTCCAAAGCGAGCTCGTAAAGTCCTCTTGCTACAAAATCATGCTCTACCTGGGCTTAATGGACACTTGTTGCCTAATTGTCAACTCTCTTATAACGGGATATCTCGGATTTATCGGAGCAACTTTCTGCTCTTACCCAAGATTTATCTACGTAGCTGGAGCAATTGGATGTGGGTGTTGGATGGGATCGTGCTCAACTTGCATTCTGTTAGCAGCCAATCGATGTAGTGATATTAATCATAATCTTCCAATCCGGAAAATGTTCATCGGGAAGAATGTCTACATAACTATGATGATTCCAGCGACGTATACAATTTATGCaatgtttttcacaaaaccaataatttttgacTCAAATTATATGAGCTGGTTTTTCAATCCGAATTTGGGACTAAAC agcgACCTATATGTAAATGTACCATATACCGTCAACAACTGTTGTGTCTCAGTATGTACGGCAAGTGTCTACGCCTACCTGAGCCTGCTAATTCACTGGAAAAATGAGCACGCACAGTCGGAGGCGCTTTCAAAAACACAGAAGCag GTATTCATGCAATCAATTATTATTTGTACGTGTAAAGCAACAGCTGCATTTATCTACGTTTacatgcaattttttaattctccaCCTCCCGTCATCCTGTTTGGCGAGATCGCGTGGCAGTGTGCACATg CATCCGTTTGCGTGGTGTACATAACTTGGAACAAAACAATACGCCGAAAAGTTCTGCATTTGATAATCCCAAATTTGATAAGAAATCGAATGAAATCGAGAGTGAGAAGCTCAATCACATCAGCGCATCCGATTATGAACCTGATGGCAAATGAAATTATCAATGCGACAAGAACCAATAGTGGGACAGCTGTCactgttttttga
- the C18H7.11 gene encoding CUB_2 domain-containing protein (Confirmed by transcript evidence): protein MSRSCIFLLLLLSISVQAVPKVIYLTQFSSIGTITVSVESGAHVYLASNDDNQLLKNIQLTSGGTTITCDRLGDSNDDESPKFLTTSSSLELSTSNNDSITYMLSGYIYITTNQQARDPTFSVYVLKTTQSISKIGMMSTVVVLNTRLNQVSIDNDAPRMTSYVTNINHSPNTNLYFQWGIPDFDWNDVTNNTHTFFMNPVFSQNGLNVFFPNIEPLQIKLDYWYITSMGPFNMDLENRYVSDHKYTTTSVNTTGLIVSGENKPYDEHVVNFQTDNSREGISGTYVSAFISNDLLISMTGVSNFINRSSETQNLGWALAAPTRLTINSTSPVPGTFYCQYFAFTGELLPTTTAGPTTVTQTTPSTVGQVTSTAPVITTTKGAFTGFGAMELLILLFSVFLYRLF, encoded by the exons ATGTCTAGaagttgcatttttctattattattaCTGAGCATTTCTGTGCAAGCTGTTCCTAAAGTGATTTACCTCACACAATTCTCATCGATTGGAACAATAACTGTTTCCGTTGAG AGCGGAGCCCATGTCTACCTGGCATCGAATGACGATAATcagttgctgaaaaatattcaactaACATCAGGCGGCACCACAATCAC GTGCGACAGGCTAGGCGATTCCAACGATGATGAATCCCCAAAATTTCTAACTACCTCGAGTTCCTTGGAACTTTCAACAAGTAACAATGACTCGATAACCTATATGTTAAGTGGATATATCTATATAACTACAAATCAGCAAGCTCGAG atccaACCTTCTCCGTGTACGTCCTCAAAACCACTCAATCTATCAGCAAAATTGGAATGATGTCGACTGTGGTAGTTTTGAATACTCGCTTGAATCAAGTATCGATTGATAATGATGCACCAAGAATGACGTCATATGTGACAAATATCAATCATTCCCCGAATACAAATCTCTACTTCCAATGGGGTATTCCTGATTTTGATTGGAATGATGTGACGAATAATacacacacatttttcatgaatccagtattttctcaaaatggcCTTAATGT atttttcccCAACATTGAGCCTCTTCAAATAAAACTCGACTACTGGTACATCACTTCGATGGGTCCTTTTAATATGGATCTAGAGAACAGATATGTTAGTGATCACAAATATACAACAACTTCAGTCAACACAACTGGCCTTATTGTTAGTGGAGAGAATAAGCCCTATGATGAGCATGTTGTCAACTTTCAAACTGATAATAGTAGAGAAGGAATTAGTGGGACctat gttTCCGCATTTATCTCAAACGATCTTCTGATTTCGATGACCGGCgtttctaattttataaatCGATCCAGCGAGACTCAAAACCTAGGGTGGGCCTTAGCTGCGCCCACCAGGCTGACTATAAATTCAACAAGTCCTGTTCCGGGCACTTTTTACTGTCAATACTTTGCATTCACTGGCGAACTTCTACCAACTACCACCGCTGGACCGACAACTGTGACACAAACTACGCCATCTACAGTTGGACAGGTGACATCCACTGCACCTGTTATCACAACAACAAAGGGAGCATTTACTGGATTTGGAGCAATGGAATTGTtgattttgttattttcagtatttttgtATCGATTATTTTGA
- the C18H7.4 gene encoding Tyrosine-protein kinase (Confirmed by transcript evidence): protein MAPANREKIADEDRTLPYFHGALMNIDADQLLVNDGDFMVTTRIVADLNKLQFHLAVRLKKGIRRYEIKRNQNSAKLGNRSASNIGKLIDSLKAETIEIKGEKVILKRAIAKGKFQLMHTDVNFKKQIGSGAYGTVYRGRLVKTNAIVAVKKLDTEGTDEEGLTDMMKEARVMQLYDHPNIVKFYGYILDDVPYLLVLEFCNGGSVEDLLRDKPEIKINRRVQYTYMAACGMDYLHKKNCIHRDIASRNCLIHNGVVKMADFGMCRATAVYKVDLSKPLNVRWLAPEVWTNGETRYNTDVYAFGVMIWEFFITPYQSPYTEWKGYTVKQKVRGGYRMQPPEGMPKDVASLLAECWNHDPEKRPNAEKLKEKLEDLNQKYEAGEPSLLQGC from the exons ATGGCTCCTGCAAACAGAGAAAA AATCGCCGATGAGGACCGAACCCTGCCGTACTTCCACGGAGCGCTTATGAATATAGACGCCGACCAGCTTCTAGTCAACGATGGAGATTTCATGGTGACCACTCGAATTGTGGCGGATCTCAACAAGCTTCAATTTCACTTGGCGGTCCGTTTGAAGAAGGGTATCCGTCGATATGAGATAAAAAGGAATCAAAACTCTGCAAAACTTGGGAATCGGAGTGCTTCAAACATCGGAAAGCTGATTGACTCACTGAAGGCCGAAACAATCGAGATAAAAGGGGAAAAGGTGATTTTGAAGCGGGCGATTGCGAAGGGAAAGTTCCAGCTGATGCATACCGATGTGAACTTCAAGAAGCAAATCGGGTCAGGAGCATACGGGACAGTTTATAGAGGACGTCTTGTTAAGACCAATGCAATTGTCGCTGTGAAAAAGCTGGATACGGAAGGAACAGACGAGGAAGGTCTGACGGATATGATGAAGGAAGCAAGAGTCATGCAGCTGTACGATCATCCGAATATTGTAAAGTTTTATGGGTACATTCTGGATGATGTTCCATATCTTttggttctggagttttgTAATGGAGGATCAGTGGAAGATTTGTTGAGGGACAAGCCAGAGATTAAAATCAATCGAAGAGTTCAATACACTTATATGGCGGCTTGTGGAATGGATTATCTGCATAAGAAAAA ctgTATCCACCGGGACATCGCCTCCCGCAATTGCCTCATCCATAATGGTGTAGTGAAGATGGCGGATTTTGGAATGTGTCGCGCTACAGCCGTCTACAAAGTCGACCTTTCGAAACCTCTGAACGTTCGCTGGCTAGCTCCGGAGGTCTGGACCAACGGAGAGACTCGCTACAACACAGATGTCTACGCGTTTGGTGTCATGATTTGGGAGTTCTTCATCACCCCATACCAATCCCCCTACACCGAATGGAAAGGATATACTGTTAAG CAAAAAGTTCGAGGTGGCTACCGGATGCAACCGCCGGAGGGCATGCCGAAAGACGTGGCATCTCTGCTTGCCGAGTGCTGGAACCACGATCCGGAGAAGAGACCGAACGCTGAGAAACTCAAGGAGAAGCTGGAGGATCTGAATCAGAAGTATGAAGCCGGAGAACCGAGTCTGCTGCAGGGTTGTTAG
- the C18H7.6 gene encoding Aa_trans domain-containing protein (Confirmed by transcript evidence) translates to MDLSSLGSLKGIGGGGGAGGLGGGHGGGHGQAGGGGQISAKELQDSLKLINSFSNLMKKAKNKDTEGAKDAWANIAGDLVRLNPNATNEDSLQIKKLVKEQLNEDHNATDFQNHTDILTDMLQKHTGTFLKDNDNSTDSSISNSTSRWGSWGSHRNRTLPDLDDMSTGLDLSDLSELLDTREPGDLNESYTHSIPLIIASSLIMVSFFYYIPRMVYFRLAHVQKDCKHAWFFPILYLSAIACVGAVVHMASAFYKLTHNEATEMWDTLIFGQPNAEIIEPDHFTPFVLKAFCASVNRIIGPIIALVCLQQVGLCNPNFNVFQNIFFQLFYCALMTGLTFGYTFFKFHDFLMVVHKDNVVDPIHLDIYDAAAPFVTAVIFFYARQAVNRQSTYEADRTGPNAPNTLDRISKVVIFQVIMAGVAVFASFMSFSEDEELNFDPRKSNDTYYFFITAQTPIPIFFLFKSLLRSRKSKRICFLVCCSSGDQVGSAENVDMNGHPKTNEPSEKHEDHEDEENGKENTAETLDHNKIHIS, encoded by the exons ATGGATCTCAGCAGCCTCGGAAGCTTGAAAGGAATTGGAGGTGGCGGAGGTGCTGGAGGACTCGGAGGAGGTCATGGAGGAGGTCATGGTCAAGCTGGTGGAGGAGG ACAGATTTCGGCCAAGGAGCTTCAGGATTCGCTGAAATTGATAaacagtttttcgaatttgatgAAGAAAGCTAAAAATAAAGATACTGAAGG AGCAAAAGACGCGTGGGCCAACATAGCCGGAGACCTAGTAAGACTGAACCCAAACGCAACCAATGAGGATTCTCTTCAAATCAAGAAATTGGTG AAAGAACAACTCAACGAGGATCATAACGCGacagattttcaaaaccatACCGACATTCTTACGGATATGTTGCAGAAGCACACTGGCACTTTTCTCAAAGACAATGATAATTCGACTGATTCTAGCATCAGCAACAGCACATCCCGTTGGGGTTCATGGGGATCCCACCGAAATCGTACACTTCCGGACCTTGACGATATGTCAACTGGACTAGACTTATCAGATCTGAGTGAGCTTCTTGACACACGTGAACCGGGTGATTTGAATGAAAGCTACACGCACAGTATTCCGTTAATAATTGCCTCAAGTCTTATCATGGTCTCGTTTTTCTACTACATTCCCCGGATGGTCTACTTCAGGCTAGCCCACGTACAGAAGGATTGCAAGCACGCATGGTTCTTCCCGATTTTGTATTTGTCTGCAATTGCATGCGTTGGAGCTGTGGTACATATGGCTTCTGCGTTTTA caaactgACTCACAATGAGGCGACCGAGATGTGGGACACATTAATTTTTGGACAACCAAACGCGGAAATTATCGAACCGGATCATTTCACACCGTTTGTCCTGAAAGCTTTTTGTGCATCGGTTAATCGCATTATTGGTCCGATCATCGCATTGGTTTGCTTGCAACAAGTCGGATTATgtaatccaaattttaatgttttccaaaacat ctttttccaacttttctaCTGTGCTCTGATGACTGGTCTCACGTTCGGATACAccttcttcaaatttcacgaCTTCTTGATGGTAGTTCACAAGGATAACGTCGTAGATCCAATTCAT ctggaTATTTACGATGCCGCTGCTCCATTCGTCACTGCCGTCATATTTTTCTATGCGAGACAGGCGGTAAACCGTCAGTCAACCTATGAAGCCGACAGAACTGGACCAAATGCACCAAACACTTTGGATCGTATTTCGAAAGTCGTGATCTTTCAAGTG atcatgGCTGGTGTTGCAGTCTTTGCAAGTTTCATGAGCTTTTCAGAGGACgaagaattaaattttgatcCACGTAAATCTAACGACACATACTATTTCTTCATCACAGCCCAAACCCCAATCCCAATTTTCTTCCTCTTCAAATCGCTACTCCGTTCTCGCAAATCGAAACGgatttgttttcttgtgtGCTGTAGCTCGGGAGATCAAGTCGGTTCCGCTGAAAATGTTGATATGAATGGACATCCAAAGACCAATGAGCCGAGTGAGAAGCATGAAGACCACGAGGAtgaggaaaatggaaaagagaaTACTGCTGAAACGCTGGATCATAATAAGATTCATATAAGTTAA
- the C18H7.7 gene encoding TransThyretin-Related family domain (Confirmed by transcript evidence) encodes MLRGITLLFFSIGLSCAWDHFQFDITVFCELNNIQDYNLKIEWVEVDSLNGQDQLSQPKILILGPGRQSFSQDGALNGDEMFSAGYKPRALISHDCTSDRKPVDLQLTVKRLCEIGHLCHYRIITDLTNHWGKEDIEPANFIHDNIDQFSDFP; translated from the exons atgcTTCGTGGAATTACCCTTCTCTTCTTCTCCATCGGCCTTTCTTGTGCCTGGgatcattttcaattcgatATCACCGTGTTCTGCGAGCTGAATAATATTCAGGATTATAACTTGAAAATCGAATGGGTCGAGGTGGATAGtct taacgGCCAAGACCAGCTCTCCCAACCGAAGATTCTCATTCTGGGACCCGGCCGACAAAGCTTCTCCCAAGACGGAGCCTTGAACGGCGATGAGATGTTCTCGGCTGGATATAAGCCCAGAGCTCTTATAAGTCATGATTGTACTAGTGATCGGAAACCAGTGGATCTTCAATTGACTGTGAAACGTCTCTGTGAAATTGGACATCTGTGCCACTACCGTATCATCACCGATCTCACCAATCACTGGGGAAAAGAAGACATTGAGCCAGCGAACTTTATTCATGACAATATTgatcaattttctgatttcccATAG
- the prmt-4 gene encoding Methyltransferase domain-containing protein (Confirmed by transcript evidence) codes for MSSDFPTDPYSTAQQKWLYQDHLVLPTLEKLLKYNLKDKKVLDIGCGNGLNSTTFLQWGARKVVGFDNSQEMIENCKNLHKSSEQSSFHHLNVTDFQLDEKFHVATAVFVLQYVHDKEELRKAIRLIWERKLRNGWFRLWMEDL; via the exons atgtCTTCGGACTTCCCCACGGATCCATATTCTACAGCCCAACAAAAATGGCTCTACCAGGATCATCTGGTTCTTCCGACcctggaaaaattgttaaaatacaatttaaaggATAAGAAGGTGTTGGATATTGGATGTGGAAATG GTCTCAACAGCACGACCTTTCTTCAATGGGGAGCTCGAAAAGTTGTTGGATTCGACAACTCTcaagaaatgattgaaaattgcaagaacCTCCACAAATCATCGGAACAATCAAGTTTCCATCATCTCAACGTCACCGATTTCCAGCTCGATGAGAAGTTCCACGTGGCAACTGCAGTTTTTGTACTCCAATACGTACATGATAAGGAAGAGCTTCGAAAAGCAATTAGATTGATTTGGGAgcggaaattgagaaatgggTGGTTCCGTTTGTGGATGGAGGACTTGTAA